The Cloacibacillus sp. DNA window CAATCTTATGCCGAAGAAGGTAGAAACAGAGACGCAGTTTGCGCGGCTTCTTGGCAACAGCCCGCTGCAGGTCGAGCTTACGCTGCTCCAAACAGCCTCTTATGAGTCAAAAAACACGACGCGTGAGCATCTTTTGGCTTTTTACAAGACCTTCGAACAGGTCAAAGACTGTAAATTTGACGGGCTGGTCATCACGGGAGCGCCGGTGGAGCAGCTTGAGTTCAGCGAAGTAGAATATTGGGACGAGCTGTGCCGCATCATGGAATGGAGCAAAAGCCACGTCTACAGCACGATGCACATCTGTTGGGGCGCGCAGGCGGCGCTTTACTATCATTACGGGATAAAAAAATATCCGCTTGCCGAAAAACTCTTCGGAGTTTTTGAGCATACCGCAGATTATAAAAATTCCATGCTTTTCAGAGGCTTTGACGATGTCTTTATGGCGCCCCATTCGCGGCACACAACGGTAGAGCGCGGCGAAATAGAGGCGGCGCCCGAGCTGCAGATACTGGCCTCGTCAAAAGAAGCTGGAGTGTTCGCCGTAAAAGGGCTGCAGGAAAAACAGTTCTTCATAATGGGGCACTCCGAATACGACGATAGGACGCTTGAAATGGAATATCTGCGCGACAAACAGGCCGGTCTTCCCATCGCGCCCCCGAAAAATTATTACCCGAACGACGACGACTCGCTTCCTCCGCGAGTGAGCTGGCGAGGCAGCGCGAATCTTTTGTTTCTCAACTGGCTCAATTATTTCGTCTATCAAAATACACCGTTCGATATGGAGGCGATAGGAACCAGCAGGGAGGGCGAATGGCTCTTGGCTAAGGAAGACTGATCTGGCCGCTGCCTTTTTCGGCCAGTTTAAATCATACCTTCCCCTGCCCGAAGTTGCGTATTCTTGCTTTACTCGTAAAATTACATATAAATGGTATAATTTAATAGCTGGAATAATAATTCACCAGGCCCAAGAGATGCCCATAAGGAGTAGATAGCGCGTGGAAGAAGAAAACAAAGCGACTGAAACTACTGAGCTTAAACATGAAGATAAAAAGAGGTATCTGGCGTACCTTGTCATTGCGCTTGTCGTTATTGGAGCGGCGGGGTACATGTGGTATACGAAAGCAGAGGAAAAGAAAAAGGCGGCGGCGGCCGCTGCCGCGGTCTATCACCCGCCAGTGGTGACGGCTCTTACAATAAAGCGCGCTGATATGCCCATTGTCATGGAGTACACAGGACAGACCAACGGCATGAAAGAGGCGGAGCTGCGCGCACAGGTGAGCGGCATTATAAAGAAAAAGCTCTATAAAGAGGGTATGCCGGTAAGGGCTGGGCAGACTATGTTCGTCATCGACCCGTCGCCGTACCGCGCCACTGTGAACAGAAACGCCGCCTCGCTAAAACAGAGCGAGGTGCAGCGCGACCTGATGAAGGTAGATTATGACAGGGCGTCGGCTCTTTATGCGAAGAACGCCGTAAGCAAAGCCGAATATGACACAGCGCAGTCGAATTTCCACGCTTCGCAGTCCGCCGTCGACGCCTCGCGCGCCGCGCTGCGCCAGTCGCAGATAGACCTTGAATGGACCACCGTCCGCGCGCCCATCGCGGGCTACGCGAGTAAAGAGCAGTTCTCCGTCGGCAACCTTGTCGATGCGGGCGGCCTTCTCGCCACCATCGTCCAGTCGCACAACCTCTATGTAGATTTTGCCATTCCGGCGGACACCTACAGGAAAAACGTCGATTTCAAAAATAAAGGCTATCTGAAGACCGTCCCGGGCGGCCCTTATGTCGAGCTTGCTTTGGGCGACGGCGCCAAGATAAACAAAAAGGGAAAGCTTGATTTCCAGAATCAATTCGTAACCCCGCAGACGGCCTCAATAAACGCAAGGGCGGTCTTTGACAACGCAGACAACAGTCTTTACGCTGGGCAGTTTGTGCGCGTCTATGTAAAGGGCTATTACGTGCCGAATGTCATTACGGTCCCTTTGAAGGCGACGATACAGGCGAGCGAGAAGTCGTTTGTCTTTAAGCTGAATGAAAAAAATATTCCAGAGAAGATAGAGATCGCCGTTATAAAGACGGTCGGCAACGACTGCCTCGTCGGCTCCGGTCTTAACGTCGGCGACAGAATAGTTTCTGACGGCGTGGGGAAGGTGCAGCCCGGCAAAGAAGTAGCTGTCGAAGGGGCAAAATAGATGTTTTCTTTGATGTTCATCAAACGGCCCATCCTTGCGACCGTCTGCTCGATCGTCATCGTCATAGCGGGGCTGGTCTCCATCGTCACGCTGCCTGTGGCGCAGTTCCCGGAGCTTGTGCCGCCGCAGGTGACTGTCAGCGCGCAGTATCCCGGTGCAACGCCTGAGGTTATAGCGCAGGTCGTAGCCTCCCCGCTTGAGACGCAGATAAACGGCGTCGACAACATGATCTATATGAATTCGGTCAGCAACGGGCAGGGCAATATGACGCTCACCGTAACTTTTGATTTGGGCACCGACCCAGACCAGGCGACGATAAACGTCAACAACCGCGTACAGATGGCGACGCCGTCCATACCGGCGGAGGTGCGTCAGTACGGCATCGTCGTGCAGAAATCGTCGCCCAATATACTGCTCATCTTCGCGCTGTACTCCCCTAAGGGTATATACGACACCATCTATATGAGCAACTACGCGCTGCTGAACGTCGTCGACGACTTAAAGCGCATAGCAGGCGTAAGCGACGTCAACATTTTCACAGATCAGGATTACGCAATGCGCATCTGGCTCAAACCCGACAAAATGGCGCAGCTCGGCATCATGCCAACGGATGTGGCGGCCGCCGTCAAGGACCAGAACAGCCAGTACGCGCTTGGCCGTTTCGGAGACGCCCCTACGAAGACGGACCTGCAAAAGACCTATATCATGACCTCTACCGGACGCCTCACCACGGAAGAGGAATTTGAAAATATCATAATAAGAAGTGTACCGGGCGGAGAAACCGTCTACCTTAAAGATATAGCGCGAGTCCAGCTCGGCGCGAAGAGCTATAATTTCACAGGCACGCTGAACGGCACGCCCGCCGTGCCCGTCGGCATCACGCTTGCGCCTGGTGCGAACGCTATCAAGGTCTGCGACGAGGTGAAGGCGCAGCTTGCCCAAGCTCAGCAGAAATTTCCAAGCGGCATGGTCTACGATATTCCTTACGACACGACGACCTTTGTACGAGTCTCAATCGAAGAGGTCATAATAACGCTCTTTGAGGCTCTGCTTTTGGTATTCCTAGTCGTCTTCCTCTTCTTGCAAGACTTCCGCGCCACGATAATCCCGTGTCTTGCGGTGCCGGTCTCCATCATAGGCACCTTCGCCGGTATGAAGGCCTTCGGTTTTTCCATCAACACGCTGACGATGTTCGGCCTCGTCCTTGCTATAGGGCTGGTCGTTGACGACGCCATAGTCGTCATAGAAAATGTCGACAGGCACATGGAGGAGGGGCTTTCGCCGTATGACGCCACCTGCAAGGCTATGGAGGAGGTTACGGGACCTGTCATAGCCATCGTGCTTGTGCTTGTCTCAGTCTTCATCCCGATAGCATTCCTGGGAGGACTTACGGGAGAGCTTTACAGGCAGTTTGCAATCACACTTGCCACCTCCGTCGCAATCTCTGGCTTCGTCGCCCTTTCGCTTACGCCCGCGCTCTGCGCGAAGATCTTAAAACCGCAGGACCAGAGGCCGAAATTCGCATTTTTCAGGTGGTTTAACTCTTTCTTTGATAAACTTACCAGCTGCTTCTCCTCATCCGTCAAGGTGATGCTGAAGCACGGCGTCATCATGGCCTTAGTATTTCTGCTCTTCGTCGCGGCGACAACCGCTATGGCCCTCAAGATGCCGACCTCGCTTGTGCCGGACGAGGACCAGGGCGTTATCTTGGAATCGATGTCGCTGCCGGATGGAAGTGCGATGAACCAGACTGAGGAGCTTGCAGCTCAGGTCTCAAAGATCACCTCTTCGCTGCCGCAGGTCGAGACCTCGCTCGTATTCTCCGGATACAACATAATGAACTCTTCAAACCAGGCGAACTACGGCGCTGGCTTCATCAAGCTGAAAGACTGGAACCTGCGCAAAAAGCCGGGCGATGATTCCTTCTCCACCGCAGCGAAGATAATGGGAAAGGCGTGGAGCGTCCCCGAAGGGCAGATATACGCTTTCAACCCGCCCGCCATCATAGGAATGAGCACCACAGGCGGCGTTGAGGGATACCTGCAAAGCAGACAGAGCACGAACGTCGAAGAGATAGAAGCCACCGTAAAACAGTTCATAAACGAGGCTGAAAAACGTCCTGAGATATCCAGCGTGACGACCACCTTCTCGACGAAGGTGCCTCAGTACTACGTCTACATCGACCGTGTCAAGGCAAAGTCGCTAGGCGTCAGCCTCTCCGACGTCTTCGGCGCGATGGGCAGCATCTACAGCAACTATTATGTCAACGACTTTGACAAGCTGGGCCGCACCTTCCAGGTGCTCATCTCGTCAGAGGAGGAATACCGCGACAGGCCGGACGACCTGAAATATACCTACATCAGAGCGGAGAACGGCAACATGGTCCCGCTTGAATCGCTCGTTGAGCTGCGCCCCACAACGGGGCCGGACACGATGGAGCGCTTCAACGTCTTCCCGTCGGCTAAGATAACGGGACAGCCGGCTGCGGGCTACACCTCGGGTCAGGTCATAAAGGCGCTCGAAGAGGTTTCAGAGACGCTGCCGGAGGGCTTCACTCTCGCTTGGACGGGAACGGCCTATCAGGAACAAAAAACGGGATCGGCCACGATGATAGCCTTTGTGCTTGGCATAATAATGGTATTTCTCATTCTGGCCGCCCAGTACGAACGCTGGAGCCTTCCCTTCGCAGTGGTGCTCTCCGTGCCAATCGCGCTCTTTGGCGCGTTTATTGCCACGATAACGCGCGGCCTCTCCAACGATCTTTATTTCCAGGTGGCGCTTGTGACGCTGATAGGGCTTTCAGCTAAGAACGCTATCCTAATTGTAGAATTCGCGCTTGAAGAGCATCAGAAGGGCGTTCCCCTTATGAAGGCCGCCGTAGACGCCTCCCATCTGCGTTTTCGACCCATCATGATGACCTCCATAGCGTTCATCTTGGGCGTGCTTCCGCTCGCCGTAAGCACAGGCGCGGGAGCCGCAAGCCGCCATTCCATTGGCACGGGTATCATTGGAGGCATGACGGCCTCCACGGTAATTGGAATATTCTTCGTGCCCTGTTTCTTTGTCATGGTCATGAAGCTCTCTTCAAAAAAGAAGAGCCAAGAGGAGGCGAAATAGATGACTACGAGCGCGCTTCTTGCCGCACTTTTTATCGGCTCGTTTTTTCATATAGACCTTGGTCCCGGCGTCAAATCGCCGCTTGCCTATGAGATGCCGCCGGCCTATGTGCTGACCGTATCGCAGGACGCCTATATAGATAAAAACGCGCCGCTGCCAAAAATAACGCCAGAGACCGCGTGGTGGAAGCTTTTTGACGAACCCGTCCTTGACAGGTGCGTTGACGAAGCTCTGAGCCGCAACCGCGACCTTGAGGCTGCGATGGCCGCTGTCATGCAGTCGCGCGCCGCGTTTAAAGTAGCGCGCGGAAGCCAAAGGCCCTCCATAAACGCGCAAATTGACGTCTCTCGCTCATACGAGCTAGGCGCGTCAAACGGCGTGCAAAACGAAACTAACTACCTGACGCCGGCCGGCGCCGCTAACTACGAGATGGACCTTTGGGGAAAGCTGCAGAAGGCGACGCGCGCCGCGCGGGAAAACATTCTCGCGACAGAGGCCGCGAAAAACACAGTGCGCCTTGCGCTCGCCTCCGAGGTAGCAGCCAACTATTTCTCCCTGCGCGCCACGGACAGGCAGATAGTAGTAGCCGAGGAAAACCTGATGTCGCAGCAAAAAACTCTCGAACTCAGCAAGTTCCAATATTCGCACGGACAAGTGAGCCAGCTCGAAGTCCAGCGCAACGAGGCGCTTGTAGCTTCCACCGGCGTTCAGGTGCAGCAGCTCCAGCTTGCCATGCGCGGGTATGAAACGTCGCTGCTGTTGCTCATGGGCCGCGATCCAAAAGAATTCGCGGATCTAGATGTGCCGCGCGGAGCCTATATAGCCGACCTTCCGACATGCCCCGTCATACCTGAGGGCATCCCCGCCGACCTTCTCATACAGCGCCCAGACATCATCCAGGCGGTCTTCAGCTACCGCACGGCGCTTGCGAACATCGGTTCGGCGCGCGCCGCGCAGTATCCTTCAATCTCGCTCACAGGACTCATAGGCAACATCAACAACACGCCGCAGACTCTCTTCAACGGCCCCACGGGCTGGTCCACCGCGGCGGGGCTTGTCGCGCCCATTTACAACGGAGGAAAGCTTTCTGCGAACGTCCGCAAAAACGAGGCCATTGCGCAGCAGGCGCTCGCTCAGTATTACAAGGCCGTGCAGAGCGCGATGAAAGAGGTCATAGACGCGATTGAAGCCAACGTCAAGAGCGAAAGGATAGTAAAACTTGAAGAACAGCAGGCCGAGGCGCAGAAAAAGGCCTATGAGCTTGCGAAGACGCAGTTCATGGACGGAAAGACAAGCCAGCTTGACCTGCTTGACGCCGAGCGCCAGCTGCTTTCCGCACAGCTTCAGCTTGAAGGAGGGCGCGCCGAAAGGTTCAACGCCGCCGTGAGCCTCTGCCGCGCTTTGGGCGGCGGCTGGCAATACACAGCGCCTGACGACCTGCAAAATAAAACGCTGCCGAAACCGTGGGAAAAAAAGAAGGATAATAAAAAATAACTGTCGATTGCAAAAGGAATCGCGAGTTTGCAGAGCGTCAAAAAACCTGGGAAGCAAACTCTATAAAAAGCACCCTCTGCGAAAAATCTGAGATAATCTGGGCTAAAGTTAGTCCTCAATCTCAAGAGAATTATTAACCAATGCAGCGTCCAGTGTCAGTAAATACACTGGACGCTTTTTGCGTCATGAGAGCCATTCTGGCATCTTGGGGTCGCGGGGCCGAATCCCGTTTTCCGCTCCATTTTTTTATTTTAACGCAAGCCTCCCCAAAAACGTTACACATTACGGCCACACTTTCTTTAGTAGAAACCACATCTGTTGTACCACTGAAATCACCGTGTCCCGTCGCCTTTTTCGCCTCTATTATGATAAAAAAGCGGAGGCGATGTAAAATGTTTGATTTCAATGATTACAGAAGATTATCCACGATGCTCCACCCACTGCCGGAGGGAGTGTCCGCCGTATGCGTTTTGGGCGCGCCCACGCGGCCTGAGAACGAGCCGAGCGAGGACGGCCTTCACGACGCCTTTCTGTGGCGTCCGTACCTTGAGCAGCAGTGGGGAGGGCCGGACTCCGAACTACTGATGTTCGTGCTGATGAACCCCAGCTCCGCCGACGCAGAATATAACGACAACACGACTCGAAAATGTATGGAGATAGCGCGCGAACACGGTTTTGGCGGAATGATAGTGACGGAGGTGTGGGCGCTTCGCAGCACCGGCAATGAATGGCTCCTCGCGGAGCCGGGCGCGGCGGGCTCGGATATGGAATATCTTCAGATGTTCACAAGCGGAGATATCGACGTAGGCACGGAATATTATCAAAGCCTGATGCACCTTCACGGCGACATTGACTTTATAGCGGCGGCGCTGCAAAATCCGCGGGTGGAGACCGTCTACTGCGGCTGGGGCTCGCACCCGGAGGCCTCCGCGCAGGTTCGTATACAGAAGATTTCTTCCGTTTTGCAGGCTTCGGGAAAAAATATCGTCTGCGGAGGCCAGAACGAAGACGGTTCGCCAAGATACGCGCTGTACACGCCGGCCGGTTCCCCGTTCGTACCATTTAACCTTTAAACAGACAGATACATAAAGCAAGAGGCCCCAGCCGCCGGATGTCCGGAAGAAGCAGGGGCCTCTTTTGTTTTATATGCGCGGCGGCAAAGATCGCGTCACTCGGAGATCTTTAGTTTTATAAAGTCTCCGTTCAGGTTCCAGCTTTTTTCTATGACGTTGTCCGTAAAGCCGCCCTGCATCCACGGAAGCATATTCGCCATGCCGTAGGCGTCCACCGCCGCTATGAAGCGCGCGCCGCTCTCGTCTATATACAGGTATACGCCCTCAGGCTGTTGTTTTGCCATTTTGATATGCCTCCGGTTTCGTTCTCTTAATATTTTTATTATACTACATAGGAGGCGCGGCGCAGCAGAAGTCAAAATTTTATAATTTGTCGGGCCTTATGCGCAGGGCGTACCGGCGCGTCGCCGCCTGTTCTGTATCGGCGCTCTTTGGGCTATAATCATCCTGTGTGGATATTAAAACATTCGGTCGGTTTGGGAGTTGACGGTTTGAATCTTACGGCTTTTATATGGGTTGTTTTTATTATGCTTATCCTAATGCCCGGGATATTCGTATATTTTATCCGCCGCGCCGGGAGGAGATAGCTTGTCGCCGCTCATCTATTATCTCGTAGCCTTCGGCGCCTATACCATTTCGATAATCCTTCTGACGGGGCAGTCCTTCGCCCTCAAGGAGACGATGCGCTCTTTTTATCTCGGCAGTTCGAGGTTTTCCGCGTTTCCCACGATGGCCACCTTCTGCGCGACATGGATGAGTCCGCTTTCTCTCGTCGGTTTCAGCATGTGGTTTTACAACGACGGCTATATCGCCTTCTGGGCCTCCGTCAACGGATGGATGCTCGGGCTGCTCTTCTTCC harbors:
- the metA gene encoding homoserine O-succinyltransferase; amino-acid sequence: MPIKIPDGLPAEQTLNNENIFVMHELRAAKQDIRPLHVALLNLMPKKVETETQFARLLGNSPLQVELTLLQTASYESKNTTREHLLAFYKTFEQVKDCKFDGLVITGAPVEQLEFSEVEYWDELCRIMEWSKSHVYSTMHICWGAQAALYYHYGIKKYPLAEKLFGVFEHTADYKNSMLFRGFDDVFMAPHSRHTTVERGEIEAAPELQILASSKEAGVFAVKGLQEKQFFIMGHSEYDDRTLEMEYLRDKQAGLPIAPPKNYYPNDDDSLPPRVSWRGSANLLFLNWLNYFVYQNTPFDMEAIGTSREGEWLLAKED
- a CDS encoding efflux RND transporter periplasmic adaptor subunit; this encodes MEEENKATETTELKHEDKKRYLAYLVIALVVIGAAGYMWYTKAEEKKKAAAAAAAVYHPPVVTALTIKRADMPIVMEYTGQTNGMKEAELRAQVSGIIKKKLYKEGMPVRAGQTMFVIDPSPYRATVNRNAASLKQSEVQRDLMKVDYDRASALYAKNAVSKAEYDTAQSNFHASQSAVDASRAALRQSQIDLEWTTVRAPIAGYASKEQFSVGNLVDAGGLLATIVQSHNLYVDFAIPADTYRKNVDFKNKGYLKTVPGGPYVELALGDGAKINKKGKLDFQNQFVTPQTASINARAVFDNADNSLYAGQFVRVYVKGYYVPNVITVPLKATIQASEKSFVFKLNEKNIPEKIEIAVIKTVGNDCLVGSGLNVGDRIVSDGVGKVQPGKEVAVEGAK
- a CDS encoding multidrug efflux RND transporter permease subunit translates to MFSLMFIKRPILATVCSIVIVIAGLVSIVTLPVAQFPELVPPQVTVSAQYPGATPEVIAQVVASPLETQINGVDNMIYMNSVSNGQGNMTLTVTFDLGTDPDQATINVNNRVQMATPSIPAEVRQYGIVVQKSSPNILLIFALYSPKGIYDTIYMSNYALLNVVDDLKRIAGVSDVNIFTDQDYAMRIWLKPDKMAQLGIMPTDVAAAVKDQNSQYALGRFGDAPTKTDLQKTYIMTSTGRLTTEEEFENIIIRSVPGGETVYLKDIARVQLGAKSYNFTGTLNGTPAVPVGITLAPGANAIKVCDEVKAQLAQAQQKFPSGMVYDIPYDTTTFVRVSIEEVIITLFEALLLVFLVVFLFLQDFRATIIPCLAVPVSIIGTFAGMKAFGFSINTLTMFGLVLAIGLVVDDAIVVIENVDRHMEEGLSPYDATCKAMEEVTGPVIAIVLVLVSVFIPIAFLGGLTGELYRQFAITLATSVAISGFVALSLTPALCAKILKPQDQRPKFAFFRWFNSFFDKLTSCFSSSVKVMLKHGVIMALVFLLFVAATTAMALKMPTSLVPDEDQGVILESMSLPDGSAMNQTEELAAQVSKITSSLPQVETSLVFSGYNIMNSSNQANYGAGFIKLKDWNLRKKPGDDSFSTAAKIMGKAWSVPEGQIYAFNPPAIIGMSTTGGVEGYLQSRQSTNVEEIEATVKQFINEAEKRPEISSVTTTFSTKVPQYYVYIDRVKAKSLGVSLSDVFGAMGSIYSNYYVNDFDKLGRTFQVLISSEEEYRDRPDDLKYTYIRAENGNMVPLESLVELRPTTGPDTMERFNVFPSAKITGQPAAGYTSGQVIKALEEVSETLPEGFTLAWTGTAYQEQKTGSATMIAFVLGIIMVFLILAAQYERWSLPFAVVLSVPIALFGAFIATITRGLSNDLYFQVALVTLIGLSAKNAILIVEFALEEHQKGVPLMKAAVDASHLRFRPIMMTSIAFILGVLPLAVSTGAGAASRHSIGTGIIGGMTASTVIGIFFVPCFFVMVMKLSSKKKSQEEAK
- a CDS encoding efflux transporter outer membrane subunit; protein product: MTTSALLAALFIGSFFHIDLGPGVKSPLAYEMPPAYVLTVSQDAYIDKNAPLPKITPETAWWKLFDEPVLDRCVDEALSRNRDLEAAMAAVMQSRAAFKVARGSQRPSINAQIDVSRSYELGASNGVQNETNYLTPAGAANYEMDLWGKLQKATRAARENILATEAAKNTVRLALASEVAANYFSLRATDRQIVVAEENLMSQQKTLELSKFQYSHGQVSQLEVQRNEALVASTGVQVQQLQLAMRGYETSLLLLMGRDPKEFADLDVPRGAYIADLPTCPVIPEGIPADLLIQRPDIIQAVFSYRTALANIGSARAAQYPSISLTGLIGNINNTPQTLFNGPTGWSTAAGLVAPIYNGGKLSANVRKNEAIAQQALAQYYKAVQSAMKEVIDAIEANVKSERIVKLEEQQAEAQKKAYELAKTQFMDGKTSQLDLLDAERQLLSAQLQLEGGRAERFNAAVSLCRALGGGWQYTAPDDLQNKTLPKPWEKKKDNKK
- a CDS encoding DUF1643 domain-containing protein, which translates into the protein MFDFNDYRRLSTMLHPLPEGVSAVCVLGAPTRPENEPSEDGLHDAFLWRPYLEQQWGGPDSELLMFVLMNPSSADAEYNDNTTRKCMEIAREHGFGGMIVTEVWALRSTGNEWLLAEPGAAGSDMEYLQMFTSGDIDVGTEYYQSLMHLHGDIDFIAAALQNPRVETVYCGWGSHPEASAQVRIQKISSVLQASGKNIVCGGQNEDGSPRYALYTPAGSPFVPFNL